In Nematostella vectensis chromosome 2, jaNemVect1.1, whole genome shotgun sequence, one genomic interval encodes:
- the LOC5505679 gene encoding DNA-directed RNA polymerase II subunit RPB1 yields MQSPNYTPDVTAQSPNYTPDVTAQSPNYTPDVTAQSPNYTPDVTAQSPNYTPDVTAQSPNYTPDVTAQSHNYTPGTPVLYPNCAPGFPAHSKTTRLAFFALP; encoded by the exons ATGCAG TCCCCTAACTACACGCCTGATGTCACTGCGCAGTCCCCTAACTACACGCCTGATGTCACTGCGCAGTCCCCTAACTACACGCCTGATGTCACTGCGCAGTCCCCTAACTACACGCCTGATGTCACTGCGCAGTCCCCTAACTACACGCCTGATGTCACTGCGCAGTCCCCTAACTACACGCCTGATGTCACTGCGCAGTCCCATAACTACACGCCTGGCACCCCTGTGCTCTACCCTAACTGCGCGCCTGGATTCCCTGCGCACTCCAAAACTACACGCCTTGCCTTCTTTGCACTCCCCTAA